The proteins below come from a single Amphiura filiformis chromosome 15, Afil_fr2py, whole genome shotgun sequence genomic window:
- the LOC140172217 gene encoding E3 ubiquitin-protein ligase TRIM45-like, translating into MEEKAKTGATPDLSVRSCDQCEEQDKTASVYCQDCKHYLCESCLTIHAAWKGMKHHTVLTVADKLSEEVSLSHVEGQYCSEHDNKEKKFYCKTCDKPVCKDCIDSKQCCHDHDTVTLQQAADNKLQGLKEQMKECNKKKDEIQDAIDKIEKIEDEISCSADKIRCELNSKKATYMKVVESVFDTAVGDVDRLKKEHTKKLTEIKYCLKGKMTEIDSIKERGEHLVGTRSNSEIVSNCTPDLSSSFQKVSDLEVNEVDEILHQFTPNIPMPVCKYVVGYKKIGQITLSQKNVSPTGIAVTSDEKIVVSQGYYMQVGVTVYTMSGVILHKFNELFPSCVAITPDDIYVFPSANYTSCQLYSNKYKLLKKFVFNESCTATAVTVDKNGSIILGMAKNMNIDNHTISIHSSDGTVQACFAPSISPNSLAVTSKEEIVIANGQDTLQLLDYTGKCLHTTEPPSEVTTWKPTQVCCNTQDCVFVVNQGDPKAIFRFAAGRVYMGCVTTEVNDPWAIAISHDDQKLLVGDKSDGSNLVNIFQAP; encoded by the exons ATGGAGGAGAAG GCTAAAACCGGGGCAACCCCTGATCTCTCAGTAAGGTCATGTGACCAATGCGAGGAACAAGACAAGACAGCCTCTGTGTATTGCCAGGACTGCAAGCATTACTTGTGTGAATCTTGCCTAACTATTCATGCAGCATGGAAAGGTATGAAGCACCATACAGTGTTAACAGTAGCAGACAAATTATCTGAAGAAGTCAGCCTCTCTCATGTTGAAGGACAGTATTGTAGTGAGCATGATAATAAAGAAAAGAAGTTCTATTGCAAAACGTGTGACAAGCCAGTCTGCAAAGACTGTATTGACTCAAAACAGTGCTGTCATGATCATGATACGGTTACTCTGCAACAAGCAGCTGATAACAAGTTGCAGGGATTGAAAGAGCAAATGAAGGAATGCAATAAGAAGAAAGACGAAATTCAAGATGCTATAGATAAGATAGAGAAGATCGAAGACGAGATTTCCTGCTCTGCAGATAAAATCAGATGTGAACTTAACTCAAAGAAAGCAACTTACATGAAAGTGGTAGAGAGTGTATTTGATACAGCTGTAGGCGATGTTGATAGGTTAAAGAAGGAGCATACTAAGAAGCTTActgaaataaaatactgtttgaAGGGGAAAATGACGGAAATCGATAGCATCAAAGAGCGAGGTGAACATTTGGTGGGGACAAGATCCAATTCTGAAATTGTATCAAACTGCACACCTGACCTGTCAAGTTCCTTTCAAAAGGTCAGTGACCTTGAGGTCAATGAGGTAGATGAAATCCTGCATCAATTCACACCCAATATTCCAATGCCAGTGTGTAAATATGTGGTTGGATATAAGAAAATAGGACAGATAACTTTATCCCAAAAAAATGTATCTCCAACTGGAATTGCAGTAACTTCAGATGAAAAGATCGTGGTATCTCAAGGCTACTATATGCAAGTAGGTGTTACAGTGTATACTATGTCTGGGGTCATACTACACAAGTTTAATGAGTTATTTCCTTCATGTGTAGCCATTACTCCTGACGATATTTATGTATTCCCTAGTGCCAATTATACAAGTTGTCAGCTTTACAGTAACAAGTACAAGTTGCTCAAGAAATTTGTATTCAATGAATCATGTACAGCAACAGCAGTCACTGTAGATAAAAATGGTAGCATTATATTAGGAATGGCTAAAAACATGAATATCGATAATCACACTATATCAATCCATTCTTCTGATGGCACCGTCCAAGCCTGCTTTGCACCATCCATTTCACCAAACAGTCTTGCTGTAACATCTAAAGAAGAGATTGTTATTGCAAATGGCCAGGACACACTTCAACTGTTGGACTACACCGGCAAATGCCTTCACACCACTGAACCCCCTTCTGAAGTCACTACATGGAAACCCACCCAAGTGTGCTGTAATACACaagattgtgtgtttgtggtgaATCAGGGTGATCCAAAAGCAATCTTTAGGTTTGCAGCAGGAAGAGTGTACATGGGATGTGTGACAACAGAGGTCAATGACCCTTGGGCTATTGCAATCTCTCATGATGATCAGAAACTTCTTGTTGGTGACAAGTCAGATGGGTCAAACTTGGTAAATATATTCCAAGCACCATAA
- the LOC140172218 gene encoding uncharacterized protein has protein sequence MHQLGGGVIPITTLLTLDNQDLNIFLHSRIPAVGSEHGDLQVVTEEEEEGEDNEEGVASGEQRARRGKHVARSFFPWSSVIRQCVGGASSARSWPDECDDQYLCTWQGGKIVPHCKLKIQSLYGSNTLR, from the exons ATGCATCAGTTGGGTGGTGGTGTTATTCCAATTACAACTCTGCTTACGTTAGACAACCAGGATCTCAACATCTTCCTTCACTCAAGAATACCAGCCGTTGGATCAGAACATGGTGACTTACAAGTGGTTACcgaggaagaggaggagggagAAGACAATGAAGAGGGTGTGGCATCTGGTGAACAGAGGGCAAGAAGAGGGAAACATGTTGCAAGGAGTTTCTTTCCATGGTCATCTGTGATAAGGCAGTGTGTGGGAGGTGCATCGTCAGCCAGGAGTTGGCCAGATGAATGTGATGATCAATATCTGTGTACATGGCAAG GTGGTAAGATTGTTCCACATTGTAAATTAAAGATACAGTCTTTGTATGGAAGCAATACTTTGAGGTAA